A single genomic interval of Aureliella helgolandensis harbors:
- a CDS encoding ATP-binding protein, with amino-acid sequence MQWTRDYYAKELECNPIALAKAPDILSDCHSKTSHHFVPKTPSQLLRNVSIKTKLFILASTSAVLALLIGFAGMAAHDLQFIRQSKVDQLESQAKMLAFNSTGVLTFQDQAAAGELLASMAMYPTVEYVCVYDDTGKLFAEFSSTPNSAVRQTESLPSGYRITDKGIEVFHPITDEQEQIGSIYVLANMSDLYAHIRRYLLIGAGIMLLSLAGAGAMSFLLQRSISEPVKDLALAAKSVKEGKDFAIRVSPQSNDELGELGVTFNSMLDEIQSSKAALQSANNRLEDRVQQRTAQLTQEIENRQIVQDALVVARDEAEAASRAKSEFLANMSHEIRTPLNGILGFAELLTQSSASADPALRQDYLETISSSGQHLLALINDILDLSKIEAGQLEVELSPCSPHDVLNQVVSVMRAQAQQKGLELRYEWKSKVPESIVTDGGRLRQLLMNLVGNAIKFTVEGSVRINAELDPSTETLTIRVIDTGIGIPSEKQSRIFSQFAQADNSVTRRYGGTGLGLAISRRLSSALGGELQVESQEGQGSVFILKVKTGPLHNVDLLVAPPADALMGTLDSIPVETIRLPASSVLLVEDGEINRKLVKIMLEDAGVSVTTAENGWLGVQTARREPFDLIVMDMQMPVMDGYTAASKIREEGITTPILALTAHAMKGDEEKCLAAGCSNYLTKPIRAAVLLSTVRNLLCQGKPGSVANLPPPTSEPVTPPSSAKYSPAQLKSTLPLEIPIYQEIVEEFVGFLNSHVHDMQTAYVKRDFEALTQLAHGLKGAGGTAGFAALTDPSVHLWDAAKEENLTDIEESLAVLGELTQQITATPQVC; translated from the coding sequence TTGCAATGGACGCGAGATTACTACGCCAAGGAACTAGAATGCAACCCCATAGCCCTAGCCAAAGCCCCTGATATCTTGAGCGATTGCCATTCAAAGACGTCGCATCACTTCGTCCCGAAAACACCGTCCCAGTTGCTGCGCAATGTGTCGATTAAGACCAAGCTCTTTATCCTTGCCTCCACCTCGGCGGTACTTGCACTGCTTATCGGCTTTGCTGGTATGGCCGCACATGACTTGCAGTTTATTCGCCAATCCAAAGTCGACCAGTTGGAATCCCAAGCCAAGATGCTGGCGTTCAATAGCACCGGTGTGCTGACATTTCAGGACCAGGCAGCCGCCGGTGAACTACTTGCTTCAATGGCAATGTATCCAACAGTCGAATACGTGTGCGTGTATGACGACACGGGAAAATTATTTGCAGAGTTCAGCTCCACCCCCAATTCTGCAGTTCGCCAAACGGAATCACTCCCCAGCGGTTATCGCATCACAGACAAGGGCATCGAAGTCTTTCATCCAATCACCGATGAGCAAGAGCAGATCGGATCCATTTACGTGTTGGCCAACATGTCGGATCTATACGCTCATATTCGTCGCTATTTACTGATTGGCGCTGGGATCATGCTACTATCCTTGGCAGGCGCTGGGGCGATGTCGTTCCTGCTGCAACGCTCCATTTCAGAGCCGGTTAAGGATTTAGCCCTTGCAGCAAAATCGGTAAAGGAGGGAAAAGACTTTGCGATCCGGGTCTCCCCACAGTCCAACGACGAATTGGGCGAACTGGGCGTCACCTTCAACAGCATGCTGGACGAAATCCAATCTTCCAAAGCAGCCCTGCAATCGGCGAACAACCGCCTAGAGGATCGCGTGCAACAACGCACCGCACAATTGACACAGGAAATCGAAAATCGCCAAATCGTGCAAGACGCTTTGGTAGTCGCTCGCGATGAAGCAGAAGCGGCCAGTCGAGCGAAGAGCGAATTTCTTGCGAACATGAGTCACGAAATCCGCACACCTCTCAACGGCATCCTGGGTTTTGCCGAACTTCTGACTCAATCCTCCGCCAGTGCGGATCCAGCACTCCGCCAAGACTACCTGGAAACAATCTCCTCCAGTGGTCAGCACCTACTGGCCTTGATCAATGACATTTTGGATCTTTCCAAGATCGAAGCAGGACAATTGGAGGTCGAACTCTCTCCTTGCTCACCCCACGATGTGCTGAACCAAGTCGTCAGCGTAATGCGAGCGCAAGCACAACAAAAGGGACTGGAGCTGCGATATGAGTGGAAGAGCAAAGTTCCCGAATCGATCGTAACCGACGGCGGACGGCTACGACAATTGCTGATGAATCTAGTGGGCAATGCGATCAAATTCACGGTTGAAGGATCTGTGAGGATCAATGCCGAACTCGACCCTTCCACTGAAACGTTAACGATTCGAGTCATCGATACTGGTATTGGCATTCCTAGCGAAAAGCAATCGCGGATCTTCAGCCAATTCGCCCAAGCCGACAACTCAGTCACTAGACGCTATGGTGGCACCGGCTTGGGTCTGGCTATTTCTCGCAGGTTATCATCGGCACTTGGAGGTGAGCTGCAGGTAGAGAGCCAGGAAGGGCAGGGGAGTGTCTTTATTTTGAAGGTGAAGACAGGTCCACTCCACAACGTGGACTTGCTCGTCGCTCCGCCTGCTGATGCTCTGATGGGGACTCTCGACTCTATCCCCGTCGAAACAATTCGCTTGCCCGCGAGTTCAGTCCTGCTGGTTGAAGATGGCGAGATCAATCGCAAGCTGGTGAAGATCATGCTGGAGGATGCGGGCGTTTCGGTAACGACTGCCGAAAACGGCTGGCTGGGAGTCCAGACGGCGCGGCGCGAGCCGTTTGACCTGATTGTGATGGATATGCAAATGCCCGTGATGGACGGATATACCGCAGCATCCAAAATCCGAGAGGAGGGAATCACAACCCCCATCCTAGCTCTCACCGCACACGCCATGAAAGGGGATGAAGAGAAGTGCTTGGCCGCCGGTTGCTCGAATTACTTGACCAAACCGATTCGGGCCGCCGTCTTGCTAAGCACCGTTCGCAATTTGCTTTGCCAGGGTAAACCTGGCTCGGTCGCCAATCTCCCCCCTCCCACCTCTGAGCCTGTCACACCGCCAAGTTCCGCTAAGTACTCTCCCGCACAACTCAAATCCACCCTACCTCTGGAGATCCCGATCTACCAAGAGATTGTGGAAGAATTTGTGGGTTTCCTCAATAGTCATGTGCACGATATGCAGACGGCCTATGTCAAGCGAGATTTCGAAGCCTTAACTCAGTTAGCGCATGGGCTGAAGGGGGCTGGGGGTACAGCCGGATTTGCCGCTCTAACCGATCCATCAGTCCACCTCTGGGATGCAGCCAAAGAAGAAAACCTGACCGACATCGAAGAATCCTTGGCTGTGCTGGGCGAATTGACCCAACAAATTACAGCCACTCCCCAAGTATGTTGA
- a CDS encoding cation diffusion facilitator family transporter, producing the protein MPPEPKTATALYREVAGAAWLGLSIDLMLGIVKLVGGILGHSFGLIADAVNSIGDVISTVVVLFALRVAQRPPDDEHPYGHTRAEGIAASNVAILIIISALFVGWEAVQRFSEQHEIPPVWTLWIAAANIVIKESLYHYKVRVGKRTGSAAIIANAWDHRSDALCALAVLLGLAAIRLGGQDFMWADEAASLFVVVAIVGSGIQLFRSSANELMDVQAAPAVVSEIRDAAIKVSGVKNVEKLWVRKSGLEYFADIHIQVDEYLTVAEGHRIGHHVKDCLLHDFAALRDVLVHLEPFVESDVGAPTVGRATSE; encoded by the coding sequence ATGCCTCCTGAGCCTAAAACTGCGACCGCTCTGTACCGCGAGGTCGCGGGCGCGGCATGGCTTGGGTTGTCGATCGATTTGATGCTGGGAATTGTGAAATTGGTAGGAGGCATCCTAGGGCACTCGTTCGGCTTGATCGCTGATGCCGTAAATTCAATCGGTGATGTGATTTCGACGGTGGTGGTTCTTTTTGCCCTTCGCGTTGCCCAGCGTCCGCCCGATGACGAGCATCCCTACGGACACACGCGGGCCGAGGGCATTGCTGCATCCAATGTGGCAATCCTAATTATCATTTCCGCTCTATTCGTCGGATGGGAAGCTGTACAGCGTTTTTCTGAGCAGCATGAGATCCCTCCCGTCTGGACGCTTTGGATAGCTGCTGCCAACATCGTGATTAAAGAATCGCTCTATCACTACAAGGTACGGGTCGGCAAGCGCACCGGCTCAGCGGCCATCATCGCCAATGCTTGGGACCACCGCAGCGACGCACTCTGCGCGCTTGCCGTGTTGTTGGGATTGGCGGCGATCCGATTGGGAGGCCAGGACTTCATGTGGGCTGACGAGGCCGCATCACTGTTTGTCGTGGTAGCCATCGTCGGGTCGGGAATCCAGCTCTTCCGTAGCAGTGCCAATGAGCTCATGGACGTGCAAGCGGCGCCAGCGGTTGTCTCGGAGATCCGAGATGCGGCCATCAAGGTGTCCGGTGTCAAGAATGTGGAGAAGCTGTGGGTGCGGAAGTCGGGGCTAGAGTACTTCGCCGATATTCATATTCAAGTCGACGAGTATTTAACGGTCGCTGAAGGTCATCGGATCGGCCATCACGTGAAGGACTGCTTGCTGCACGACTTTGCAGCACTTCGCGACGTGTTGGTGCACCTCGAACCGTTTGTGGAAAGCGACGTTGGAGCACCCACTGTAGGTCGTGCGACGAGCGAGTGA
- a CDS encoding HD domain-containing phosphohydrolase, with protein sequence MIIDDIPINIRVARAHLETAGYLNFITLSDPAEALTAIRNANPDVLLLDIMMPGISGLEILQALRAEPETQRLPILILTGADSRDLKNQALRLGATDFLTKPIDVDELLPRVRNSLLVKSYEDDLRAQVDQRTVELEQSQNELIHCLARAAEFRDSDTGAHIVRVGKYAAIIADELGMPPEHIARLQQAATLHDVGKIGIPDSILRKEGKLNEEEIDKIQKHCGYGGQVLGAPSTEFNLSLANHAVIGAQIMEVCSSPTLTLARTIALTHHEWWDGTGYPLGLSGENIPLEGRITAVADVFDALSSRRPYKKAFSLDQCLSILDEESGSHFDPRIVAAFLNRVSDIVKVQLEHADVC encoded by the coding sequence ATGATCATTGACGACATCCCAATTAACATTAGGGTTGCGCGTGCTCACCTTGAGACAGCTGGATATCTCAACTTCATCACTTTGTCCGATCCAGCGGAAGCATTGACTGCGATCCGTAATGCGAATCCTGACGTGTTACTGCTCGACATCATGATGCCGGGCATCAGTGGCTTAGAGATCCTACAAGCGTTGCGGGCGGAACCAGAAACCCAGCGACTACCTATCCTTATCCTTACAGGTGCCGATAGCCGCGACCTAAAGAATCAAGCGCTCCGATTGGGAGCCACCGACTTCTTGACTAAGCCGATCGACGTCGATGAATTGCTTCCGCGCGTTCGCAACAGCCTACTGGTGAAATCTTACGAGGACGATTTGCGAGCCCAGGTCGACCAGCGTACTGTGGAACTGGAGCAATCGCAAAATGAACTGATTCACTGCTTGGCCCGCGCGGCCGAGTTTCGCGATAGCGACACCGGCGCTCATATTGTCCGCGTTGGAAAATATGCGGCGATTATTGCGGATGAATTGGGAATGCCTCCAGAGCATATTGCAAGGCTGCAGCAAGCGGCGACCCTTCACGATGTCGGAAAGATCGGAATTCCTGATTCCATCCTTCGAAAAGAAGGGAAGCTGAACGAAGAGGAAATCGACAAAATTCAAAAGCACTGCGGATATGGTGGCCAAGTACTGGGTGCCCCTTCGACCGAATTCAATCTGTCGTTGGCCAATCATGCGGTCATTGGTGCTCAGATCATGGAAGTCTGCAGTTCACCGACTCTCACCTTGGCACGCACGATCGCATTAACGCATCACGAATGGTGGGACGGAACGGGATATCCACTGGGCCTGAGTGGTGAAAACATTCCGCTGGAGGGACGAATCACTGCAGTGGCAGATGTCTTTGATGCGTTGAGTAGCCGTCGCCCCTACAAGAAAGCATTTTCGTTAGACCAATGCTTAAGCATCCTGGACGAAGAAAGTGGATCCCATTTTGATCCTCGCATCGTTGCTGCATTTTTAAATAGAGTTTCCGATATCGTAAAAGTACAGCTTGAGCATGCAGATGTCTGTTGA
- a CDS encoding DUF1501 domain-containing protein, whose protein sequence is MLTLYGKPDRLCGGLSRRSFLTIGGLTFGGSGLGLSSILRAESQQAAGSAPSSTTGLGHKAVINVFLAGGPPHQDMWEIKTEAPSEIRGEFRPIPTNVPGIQICEVFPKLAAMMDKAAVIRSVVGCKDRHESSQCLTGWISTEMQALGGRPSIGSAAAKLQGAVDPAVPAYVGLAAPAKHAPWSDAGTPGFLGTSYAPFKPDGPGMDNMKLNDISLERLRDRRALLSSLDNLRRDIDTSGMMAGMDAFGQRALDVLTSSKLLDALDLTQEDPAVVERYGDGKPYKYQYDGAPTCNDHLLIARRLVEAGARCVSLSYGRWDSHGQNFDLVRDHGTKLDQCLSALISDLDQRGILDDVTVVVWGEFGRTPKINASAGRDHWSQVSCAYIAGGGIRAGQAIGATNRLGEHATERPVDVQEIIATLYHNLGIDTATTAIVDPTGRPQYLVDASPVSELI, encoded by the coding sequence ATGCTCACATTGTATGGCAAGCCGGATCGCCTCTGTGGCGGACTTTCCAGACGCAGTTTCCTAACCATCGGAGGGCTGACCTTCGGCGGCAGTGGATTGGGACTATCGAGCATCCTGCGGGCGGAATCGCAGCAGGCAGCAGGCTCGGCGCCATCGAGCACTACGGGACTGGGACATAAAGCGGTCATCAATGTCTTTCTGGCAGGGGGACCACCCCACCAGGACATGTGGGAAATCAAGACCGAGGCACCTTCGGAGATCCGTGGCGAGTTTCGTCCAATTCCCACCAATGTGCCAGGCATCCAAATTTGCGAGGTGTTCCCCAAACTGGCTGCCATGATGGACAAGGCTGCCGTGATTCGATCGGTCGTCGGTTGCAAGGATCGGCATGAATCGTCTCAGTGCTTGACCGGCTGGATTTCCACCGAGATGCAAGCCCTCGGGGGACGCCCCTCTATTGGCTCCGCAGCCGCCAAATTGCAGGGTGCCGTTGACCCGGCAGTTCCCGCCTACGTTGGCCTAGCCGCCCCCGCCAAACACGCGCCTTGGTCCGACGCCGGTACGCCTGGATTTTTAGGTACCAGCTACGCCCCGTTCAAGCCCGATGGCCCGGGCATGGACAACATGAAACTCAATGACATTTCGCTCGAACGCCTCCGCGACCGCCGCGCATTGCTGTCGAGCCTCGACAACCTTCGCCGCGACATCGACACCTCCGGCATGATGGCAGGCATGGACGCGTTTGGCCAACGTGCCTTAGATGTCCTAACCAGTAGTAAATTGCTCGATGCTCTCGATCTAACCCAAGAGGACCCCGCAGTCGTTGAACGCTATGGTGACGGAAAACCTTACAAGTATCAGTACGATGGTGCCCCAACGTGCAACGACCATCTCCTCATCGCGCGTCGCTTGGTCGAAGCCGGAGCCCGCTGCGTCAGCCTCAGCTACGGTCGATGGGATAGCCACGGCCAAAATTTTGACCTCGTCCGTGATCATGGAACCAAGCTCGATCAATGCCTCAGCGCCTTGATCAGTGACCTCGACCAACGAGGCATTCTCGATGATGTGACCGTCGTGGTCTGGGGAGAATTCGGACGCACCCCAAAGATTAACGCCAGTGCCGGACGAGACCACTGGTCGCAAGTAAGTTGCGCCTACATTGCCGGGGGAGGCATTCGCGCCGGACAGGCCATCGGTGCCACCAACCGTCTCGGCGAACACGCCACAGAACGCCCCGTGGATGTCCAAGAAATCATCGCCACACTGTATCACAACCTTGGGATTGATACGGCCACTACCGCCATCGTCGATCCGACCGGTCGCCCCCAGTACCTCGTCGATGCCAGCCCAGTAAGTGAGTTGATTTAA
- a CDS encoding diguanylate cyclase: protein MQMSVDPVTGMKRPQVLVVDDHPTTRKLMSAWLELSGYQVAQAEDGIRAWSAAEFDCPPIVVTDWNMPEMSGLDLCRSIRAKLCNEHVYILIATSRDSGDDLSEAMAAGANDFLSKPIQEDEFLARIQNAENAIRQLQIQTELAEIDGLTGLLNRRTFVERSQTAIEAAMARNRPASCLMMDIDLFKQYNDEYGHAVGDEVLRLVGSIIKEMCQHQELAGRLGGDEFCLFLTDYEEPQAVQFAEELRNRIASRSADVIGAKMMVRTTMGVSPLLGHCENLTALLEQADRALLAAKSEGRDRTQSYSSLQRQQLQTCDLSVESHLTDLKGTTADKLMTTSIAIYGEQESFRTSLASFLASNADSACVVNQNQQLVGMVSERDYLNAMASRKELDTPLRDLMNCNIARFTPETTADQIWQTLQRTPMLRSVVVDENGVPLGMIERRALLSLLRDIGNI from the coding sequence ATGCAGATGTCTGTTGATCCTGTAACCGGCATGAAACGGCCGCAAGTGCTTGTTGTGGATGATCATCCCACGACAAGAAAGCTAATGTCTGCATGGCTTGAATTATCTGGTTACCAGGTCGCTCAAGCTGAGGACGGAATTCGAGCCTGGTCTGCAGCTGAATTCGATTGCCCGCCGATTGTGGTCACCGATTGGAATATGCCCGAGATGTCGGGGCTCGATTTATGTCGGTCCATCCGAGCGAAACTTTGCAATGAACATGTCTATATCCTCATAGCAACTTCACGCGATTCAGGAGACGACCTCTCCGAAGCGATGGCTGCTGGTGCCAACGACTTCCTGTCCAAACCCATTCAGGAAGACGAGTTTCTCGCCAGAATCCAGAATGCCGAAAACGCGATTCGCCAGCTCCAAATCCAAACCGAACTTGCTGAAATCGATGGATTGACCGGTCTATTGAACCGCCGGACCTTTGTGGAACGAAGCCAAACGGCCATTGAAGCAGCCATGGCGCGCAACCGCCCCGCTTCATGCCTGATGATGGACATCGATCTCTTCAAACAGTACAACGACGAATACGGGCACGCCGTAGGGGACGAGGTCCTGCGATTGGTGGGTAGCATCATCAAGGAAATGTGCCAGCACCAGGAGCTCGCGGGGCGTCTGGGAGGCGATGAGTTCTGCCTTTTCCTCACCGATTACGAAGAGCCACAAGCGGTGCAATTTGCCGAGGAACTGCGGAATCGGATCGCTAGCCGATCCGCCGATGTGATCGGTGCCAAGATGATGGTACGAACGACCATGGGAGTCAGTCCCTTGTTGGGGCATTGTGAAAACCTCACCGCTCTACTTGAACAAGCAGACCGGGCCCTGTTGGCAGCCAAAAGCGAGGGACGCGACCGAACCCAAAGCTACTCAAGTCTCCAACGTCAACAACTGCAGACTTGCGATCTATCGGTCGAAAGCCATCTCACTGACTTGAAGGGCACCACAGCCGACAAGCTCATGACGACTTCAATTGCCATCTACGGAGAACAAGAATCCTTTCGCACCAGTCTGGCATCCTTCCTGGCTTCTAATGCCGACAGCGCTTGTGTTGTCAATCAAAACCAGCAATTGGTCGGCATGGTCTCGGAACGCGACTACCTCAATGCCATGGCTTCACGCAAAGAGCTAGACACCCCTTTACGTGATCTAATGAATTGCAACATCGCTCGATTTACTCCCGAAACAACCGCCGACCAAATCTGGCAAACCCTACAGCGCACCCCAATGCTTCGTAGCGTAGTGGTCGACGAGAACGGAGTCCCCTTGGGGATGATCGAACGCCGAGCGTTGCTATCCTTGTTGCGAGACATTGGCAACATCTAA